The DNA segment CCACCACTTCCGGCAGACGGGCCACCAGACGGCTGGTGGTCAGCGCCCGCTCGCCCAGGCGTTCGCGGGCCTCGCCGTACAGTTGCCAGCTCTGCACACCCACCAACAGCGCGGTCATCGCGCACAGCACCGCCAGATGCCACCGCACCAGACGGCCTTGCAGCCCTCCTCTGGGAAAGTTGGGACGGGAATGAAGGATGACAGTCATCAGGATAAAACCATCTTAGAACTTCCGCCTCTCGCCTACCGTGCCGAGCGGCGTGGTGACCCCGGCTGCGAGAGTCCCGTCCCGTGTTCGGCAGACCGCGCCGACTTGCGTGCATTGTGTTCACGGCTGTGCATTGCGCTCATCAAAAACTGCGTGCCAGACGGCCCTTCCCCCTTGCTAAGTTTTCGGTGAGAGGCTAGGCTTCATGTTACGCACAATCTATATCCGCGCCTCACCGCGCCTTTCCACGGAGGTTCCACCATGAAGAACAAGAAGATTGTCCTGACCCTTGCCGCGCTGCTGCTGGCCGCGCCCGCCACCCTGGCCCAGAACATCAACAACCTGCGGATCATGGCCCCGGCCAGCCCCGGCGGCGGCTGGGACCAGACCAGCCGCGCCATCCAGACCGTGTTGCAGGAGCAGAGCATCGCCAAGCCCGTACAGGTCTTCAACGTACCCGGCGCGGGCGGCACCATCGGTCTGGCGCAGCTTTCCAACGCCAAGGGTGACGGCAGCCTGATGATGACCATGGGCCTGGTGATGGTGGGCGCGATCCAGACCAACGGTTCCAAGGTGGACCTGAGCCGCGTGACCCCGCTGGCCCGCCTGACCGGCGAGTACGAGGTCATCGTGGTCCCCGCCGCCAGCCCCTACAAGAATATGGCCGATCTGGTGGCCGCCTGGAAAGCCGATCCCGGCAAGACGGCGTTTGCGGGCGGCAGTGCGGGCGGCACCGACCACATGCTGGTGGGGCTGGTGGCCAAGGCCGCCGGCATCGATCCCAGGAAGATCAACTACGTGCCCTTCAGCGGCGGCGGCGAAACGCTGGCGGCCCTGCTGGGCAACCAGGTGGCGGCGGGCGTGGCTGGCTACGGCGAGTTCGAGGCCCAGATCAAGGCGGGCAAACTGCGTGCCATCGGCATCAGCTCGGCCAAGCCGCAGCCCGGAATCGACGTCCCCACCATCAAGTCGCAGGGCCTGAACGTGGAACTCGCCAACTGGCGCGGCATCGTGGCCGCCCCCGGCATCAGCGCCAGCGACAAGGCCGCGCTGGTGTCTGCTCTGGACAAGATGCACGCCAGCAAACAGTGGAAGGACACCCTGAAGACCCGCAACTGGACTGACCTGTACCTGAGCGGCAGCAAGTTCGACGTGTATCTGAAGCTCGAAGCCGCCCGCACCAAGGAAGTGCTGCAAAGCATCGGCCTGGTCAAGTAAACAGGGCAAGTAAACCGCTGAACAAGGGTGAGGCTGAGGGGAGATCGAACGCCCTCTGCCTCACCCCTTTTGGGGCCGGGACACGACTTATTTTTGCTCTCAGCCTGCCCGGTGGCCCCCTCACTCCTTACTTCGCAAGGCCCTCTCCCACGGGGGGAGAGGAAAAAGCCCTCAAACCCTTAGACCGCTCCACAGGAGACCCCATGACCCAACCCCCGCCCACCTCCCCCGCACGGCCCAGCATCAGCATTCCCGATTTGCTGGTGGCGCTGGCGATCACCGCGCTGGGCATCGCGCTGTTTATCGGCAGCAACGAGATTCCCTACGGCATCAATGCGGTGGTGGGGCCGCGCGTGTTTCCCCTGATCGTCAGCGTGGGTCTGACGGCGCTGGGGGCGTTCATGATCGTCAGCGTGCTGCGGGGTGACCGCGCCGAACCCGCCGCCGAGGAAGACACCGATATGGAAGCCCCGGTCAATCTGGCGGCCCCCGGCATCATTCTGGGCGGCTTTCTGCTGGGCGCGGCGGTGCTGACCTCGGCGGGCTTCGTCATCGGCACGGCCATCATGTATTTCAGCGTGGCCTGGGCCTTCGGTGAGCGCCGAATCGGGCTGATGGCCTTCGTGGCGCTGGCGGTGGCCCTGGTCACGTATCTGGCCTTCACGCGCGGCCTGGACCTGAGCCTGCCCGCTGGCGTGCTGAAGGGGATTCTGTAATGGACTCCCTGACTTCCCTGCTGGCGGGCTTTGAAACCGCCCTAACCCCGCTGAACCTGCTGTGGGCGCTGGTGGGCGTCACGCTGGGCACGCTGGTGGGCGTGCTGCCCGGTATTGGCCCAGCGCTGACGGTGGCGCTGCTCCTGCCAGTGACGGCCAAGCTGCCGCCCGTCAGCGCCTTCATCATGTTTGCAGGCATCTACTACGGCGGGATGTTCGGGGGGTCCACGACTTCGATTCTGCTCAATACGCCCGGCGAATCGGCCAGCATCATCACCGCGCTGGAGGGCAACAAGATGGCGAAGAAGGGCCGGGCCGCCGCCGCCCTGGCCACCGCCGCCATCGGCTCGTTTATCGCGGGCACGATTGGCACGCTGCTGCTGACCTTCGCCGCGCCTGCCATTGCCGACATCGCCGTGCAGATCACGCCCAGCGCCAAGTTTGCGCTGATCATGGTGGCGTTCGTGACCATCAGCGCCACCTTTGGCGGCAGCCCCTTGCGCGGCCTGCTGAGTCTGGCGCTGGGGCTGGCTGTCGGACTGGTAGGCACCGATTTGCAGAGCGGACAGGCGCGCTTCACGCTGGGCCGCCCGGAACTGCTGGACGGCATCGACTTCATTACGGTGGTGATCGGGCTGTTCGCCATCGGGGAAACGCTGTACGTTGCCAGCCGCTTACGCAAGGGCAAATCCAACGTGATCAAGCTGGAGGGCGGCGCAACCATGAGCAAGGAGGACTGGCGCAGAAGCTGGGGGCCGTGGCTGCGTGGCACGGCGCTGGGCTTTCCCTTCGGCGCGATTCCGGCGGGGGGCGCGGAGATTCCCACCTTCCTGAGCTACACGCTGGAAAAACGCCTGTCCAAGCACCCGGAGGAATTCGGCAATGGCGCTATCGAGGGTGTGGCCGGGCCGGAAGCTGCCAACAATGCCAGCGCGGCGGGCGTGCTGGTGCCGCTGCTGACGCTGGGGCTGCCCACCAGCGCTACCGCCGCCATCTTGCTGGCCGCCTTCCAGCAGTACGGCCTCCAGCCGGGGCCGCTGCTGTTTCTGACCAACGGCGATCTGGTCTGGGGACTCATCGCCAGCCTGTACATCGGCAACGTGATGCTGCTGGCACTGAACCTGCCGCTGGCCCCAGTCTGGGCCAAGCTGCTGCTGATTCCGCGCCCGTTCCTGTACGCCGGGATTCTGGTCTTCAGCACCGTGGGCGTGTATTCCCTGAACAACAGCGTCTTTGACCTGGGGCTGCTGGCGTTGTTCGGCGTTATTGGCTACGGCATGCGCCGCTTCGATTTCCCAGTCACACCCGCGATCATCGGCGTGGTGCTGGGGCCAACCGCCGAGGCGCAGTTCCGCACCGCTTTGCAGCAGAGCAACGGCGACTTCTCCATTTTCGTGACCCAGCCCTTCACCGCCTTCCTGATGCTGTGCGCGCTGGCCGCGCTGGTGGTGCCGCAGATTCTGAAGTTCCGGGCACGCCGGGCCTCCTGAGCCACACCTCCCCCTTCACGCGGCCCTCTTCCCAGCGGAGAGGGCTTTTTTCTGTCTTGCCATCCAAAGCCCATCCTGGTAAATGAACGGAGCGGGCAGGCGTCCTCCTGAGCAGGATTCGCTTCATCCAGGTGCGCTCTCGCAGCGACAGACTGTTCTGCCCAGCACCGCGAGAGCGTATGGCCCGGCAGAGCATCGAGCCGTCAGGTCAGCCCCTCAGTCTGATGGAGGATTGTCATTCAGGGGCGGGACGGGGGGATCGCTGGGGGAGATTTCCGGCAACGGCTCAGGTTGGGCAGGAACTTCGGACCCACCTTCGGGCGGCACGTCGGGCAGGGCTTGAGGTAGGGCTTCAGGCGGGGCCACTTCGTTCCCATCCGTCACGGGGGTAGAGGGGATGTCCTGAACCTCCGGCGTAAGGGGAAGGTCCTGTGTCGGCTCGGGCGCAGGAGGCACGGACTCAGGTTGCGTCACGGTCTGAGAGGCGGGCTGAACCGTTTCCGGGGCCGTGGCCGGACGGCGGCGAAAAAAGCTGCTGCCGCTGTTGCCAGTGCCATCGCGGGCGGTGGGTTCGTCATCGGCCTGGGCAGTGCGGAAGGCCATGTCCACCTGCCGGATCACGCGGTAGGTGATTCCGCCCGGTTCCCTGAAACTCTGCGCGGGCTGACCCGCCAGTGCGCCGTCTACCGCCTGCTGCCACACCGGAGTGGGAATCTCGCCGCTGTAGGCCCAGCCCGGCAGCGCACCGCCCTCCTGTTTGCCCACCCACACGGCCCCAGAGACGGTAGGGGTCACACCTGCAAACCACAGGTCCTTGATGTCGTTGGTGGTGCCGGTCTTGCCGCCCACCTGACGCCCACCAATCTGCGCGCGGGTGGCAAGGCCGCCCTGATACTCGGTCAGGTCATTGACCACGCCCCGGATCATGTCCAGCCCCAGCCACGCGGTCTGTGGGTCCCAGACCCGTTTGGGGGTGGGGTTGGGGCGGGTGTACAGCACCTGACCCCGTGCGTCCTCCACGCTGCGGACCAGACTGGGCGCGTAGTACAGACCGCCGTTGGCGAAGGGGGCGTAGGCAGCGGCCATCTGGAGGGGACTGGCCTCCAGCGTGCCGATGCTCAGAGACAGTCCGGCTTCGGGCGGCGGGGTCAGGCCCAGTTGCCTCAGCTTGGCCTCGAAGTTCTGCACGCCCAGTTCCTGCGCGATTCGCACGGTGGGCAGGTTCAGGCTGTGGTCCAGCGCATAACGCATGGTCACGTAGCGCCCGGTCCAACGTCCGTCATAATTCTGCGGCTGGTACGAGGTGCCCACCAGCGGCGAGTCCAACACCGTATCACTCTGCTTCCAGCCGGTTTCCAGTGCCAGCGTGTACAGCAGCGGCTTGATAGAGCTGCCCACCTGCCGCCGCGCCTGAATGGCGTTGTCCCAGTCACTGGGCCGCCCCCCGGTCAGTTTCTGACCCACCAGCGCCAGCACCTCGCCGTTCGCCGGGCTGACCAGTGCGATGCCCAGGGTTGCGCCGTCGGGGAGCTTGGCATCCAGACTGGCCTGTTCTGCCGATTGCTGCGCGGCCACGCTCATGCCAGTCACGATCTTGCCGCCGCCGTACAGCGCCCTCCGCCCGATGATCGGCAGCAATTCCTTCTCGACAGCCTGAAGGTAATACTGGTAGGCGAAGCGGCCTGTGCCCTGTGCGGCCTCCAGCGCGTTCATGTTCTGCTGCAACCGGTCCGTGTTTTCCAGCACCGCACTTCGCAGGGTGCCGTCAGCGTTCCAGCCGATGCGCCAGCCTGCCGGATAGATCGGGGTTTTCCAGGCGGCTTCGGCTTCGGCCTGGGTCACGCGCCCGTCTTCCACCATGCGGCCCAGCAGGTCCTTCATCAGCGGGCGGTAGGCGGCAAAAGCTTTGTAACGGCTGTTGGGCGCGGGAATCAGCGTCGTCAGATACACGCTCTCGGCCAGATTCAGATTGGCCGCAGACTTGCCGAAGTACGCCTGCGCCGCCGTTCCGGCCCCCACGATGTCGTCGCGCCCGCCGTCTCCCCAGTAGATGATGTTGAGGTAGGCGTTAAGAATCCGGTCCTTGTCGTAATTGCGGTCCAGTTGAAAGGCCAGCACCGCTTCCTTGAACTTGCGCTCGGCGGTGCGGGCACTCTGGAGATCGGAGAGCAGCGTGTTCTTGACCACCTGCTGCGTGATGCTCGATCCGCCTTCCAGATCGTTTTGCAGCAGCCCCTTGATCAGCCCGCGCGCGATACCGATGTAATCGACGCCGTGATGCTCGTAAAAGCGTCGGTCCTCGCTGGTCACGGCGGCCTTCTGCAACCACGGACTGATCTGCCCCAGCTTCAGCAGGTTGCGGTTGGTGCCGCCCGAGCCGCCCAGACTGGGCGTCAGGGTGCCGATCAGCGTGTTCTGGCGGTCATACACGCGGGTCTGCCCACTGACCTCCAGCACGTCCAGGTCAGTCACGCTGGGCAGATCGCGGCCCCACATCCACCACAGAACCAGCACGCCCAGCAGCGCCAGCAGCAGCGCAATGGCCACAAAGCGGCTCAGACCGACCAGAAATCTCACTGCGCAAACCTCATCGGCAACACTCTACCGGGGCGGGAAGGAGAACGCCGAAAGGGGCGTTACGGTCTGAGCAGGGGCCAGTCATCGCAAAGCAGTCTGATGCCAGGGCCAGGACTGAGGCGTCCGTCATAAGGGGGAGGCGGGCGCTACCATGACACGCACGCCCATGAGTCATCTTCCCTCCACCACCCCACCCGCCAACCTGTTCAAACCCATCGTCAGGGGAGCTGCGCGGGCCATCGCCGACTTTGCCATGATCGAGGACGGGGACCGCGTGATGGTCTGCCTGAGCGGCGGCAAGGACAGTTACACGCTGCTGGACGTGCTGCTGCACTTTCAGAGGCGTGCGCCCATCCGGTTTGGGCTGGTGGCGGTCAATCTGGATCAGGGGCAGCCGGGCTTCCCGAAACACGTCCTGCCCGAGTATCTGAGCGCTTTGGGCGTGGAGTTCAGCATTCTGGAGCGCGACACCTTCAGCACGGTCATAGAAAAAACCAAACCCGGCCAGACCACCTGTACGCTGTGCAGCCGCCTGCGCCGGGGCCACCTGTACGCACACGCCCGCCGCCTGGGGGCCAGCAAGATTGCGCTGGGCCACCACCGCGAGGACCTGCTGGAAACGCTGTTCATGAACATGTTTTTCGGCACACGCCTGAAAGCGATGGCCCCCCGCCTGTCCAGCGATGATGGGGGGAACGTGGTGATTCGCCCGCTGGCCTACGTGGCCGAGGCCGACATCGTGCGCTACGCCGACGCCCGCGCCTTTCCCATTATCCCGTGTACGCTGTGCGGCTCTCAGCCCAACCTCCAGCGCGTGGTGGTGGGCGAGATGCTGGCCGGGTGGGAACGGGATCATCCGGGCCGCCTGAACAACATCCTGCGCTCGCTGGGCCGCGTGACCCCCAGCCACCTGCTGGACCGCGAGTTATACGACTTCGCCGGGGCTGGGCCGGAAGGCGATACCGCCTCCGATTCGGATGAATTTGCGGAGCGGGAATTTCTGGTGGGGCTGGAAGAGCTGACGGTGGTGGATGGTTGAACGGAATGGGCGACTCCCCGACTCACGGGGCCTGCCTGATGGTTCCCTCCCAACCTTCCCTCTGCGGGGGCGGGAACAACAAACGCCAGCCCAGACACTTCCAGAATATCCAATCAAACGGCATCTGAAGACCGTCGGGCACGCAGCGGACGGGCCGCATTCAGCTTGACGGAGCAGGGCATCAGACCCGGAAGATGCCGCCCTCCCCCACCGACAACGCCCATATTTCATGCCCACTGCAACGCTGGCTCCCCCCTGCGCCTCTGGGAGAGTGAATTGGGGCCACAGGCAAAAACCCCAGCCCATTCAGCCTTCAGCCGCCTCCGGCTCCCGCACCCAGCCGGGCAACTGCACCCAGACCACGAAGTGCATCACTGCGGCCAGCACCAGAAACAAAACCAGCGACAGCCCTTGAGACAGCGTGGCGCAGGCCAGAAGCAGCGGCACACCCGGCGCGGTGGCCGCCTGAATGGCCCCGGTCAGGGCGGCCTGCCGTGCGGGCTGCACGATGTTGTGGGCAGCCTTGCGGGCAAAGTGCAGTGCCCCCAGCGAAAGCAGCAACGCCACTCCTAGCAGCAGCAACAGCGCGGACAGAGGGACCGGGGCCGGACGCGTCAGCAGCAACAACGCCCCCAGTACGACGCCGGGCAGGGCCAGCGCCGCCAGCCCCAGCAGGTAAGCGCGGCGGGCAGCGCGGACCAGACCCTCGCGGCCAGAGCGCACATCGCGCACGAAGGCTTCCAGCATGCGGTTCAGGTGCGGGCGGTCAGGGATTGCAGGCGGGCCGGGGTGCCGCCCACCTCCACCTCCGCACTCTCGGGCAGGTCCTTGCGGAGACGGGCCAGACCCAGGCCGCCCGCGTTCAGGCCCGCCTGCCCCACCACTTTCCCGGCGTGGGTCACGTCTGCGCCCACGTCCCAGCCGTCTCCAGCCAGTTGGGCAAGGTGATAGCGGGTGGTTCCGCGCGCCTCCAGCCGGGCCATGATTTCCTGGCCCACGTAACAGCCCTTGCGGTAGCTGATGGCGGGCAGCGGGCCGCCCACGTCCAGCCCGACTTCCTGCGGCAGCACCCCCAGAAAACCGTCGCGGGCGATGTCGGGAATCCCGGCGCGGATGCGGGCGGCGTCCAGCGTGTCCAGGGAGGCTTCCTCACCGCCCAGAGCAGCCAGAACTTCCGCTTCATGACGCGCCAGAAAATGCAGGTCCACGCCGGGCGTCCCCGTGCGGCTCACGTGCCCAGCCAGCACCACGCCGCCGCCCAGCTCGAAACTCTGCGCGTCGGGGCCGTCCGCGTTCCAGCCGGGCACCCCATCTGCCTCCCAGATATGAACCGTGTGGAGGGTGTCGGACACGTCCTGAACCTCCACCTGATCGAAGATGATGTAGCGCTTCAAGCGGGCGATCAGCGGCGCGGCCTGTCCAGCGTCCAGATGCAGGTACACGTCGTCAGCACGTTTATAGGCCCGCGCAAACTGTTCGATCTGGCCGCGCACGTTCAGGAAAGCGCAGGCCACCAGTCCGGGCGTTGCCGCGCCGCGCAGATCGCCGGTCATCTGCCCCTGCACAAAGTCCACGCGGTCCGCGCCCGTCACGCGCAGGCTGCTGGAAGGAAATAGAGTCCACATGGAATTCAGGGTACGGGAATCGGGGCGCAGGGATTGGGGGAAAGAGGGTTAGATAGGTGCAACGTCCAGAAGCGCGAGTGGCAGGAGAAAGAACGTCTCCCAGAATATGTTTTGAAAGGCAATTCACTTTTGGCGGATAATGTCTGGGAGGCGTTTGCCCTCAACGTCCAAACCTTCCAGGCTTCGGGCCACTCTGCTCATTTACTCAGCACCCATTTGCTCAGTCGCTCGCCACCGCCAGCGTCCGCCCTGTCCGGTGAAGCTGCGCGGCGCGCGTCAGATACCAGCGGCTCAGGTCAGAGGCGGCCTCGCGGATGATGGCCCCGGCCTGCGGCAAGGCGGCGCGGCGGCCCTGAAGGTTGTGGTGGACCACGGCGGTCAGGTCATCCAGATTGAGCAGGTGCGCGCCCGGTACGTCGGCAATATTCGGGTCCAAGATGCGCGGCACGCTGATGTCGATCAGGAACATGGGACGGTCCGCGCGTGTGGCCAGGGCAGCAGCCACCGCCTCACCGTTCAGCACGTAATGCGGCGCGGCGCTGGAGGCGATCACCACGTCGGCCTCCGGCAGCGCTTCGTGCAGGAATTCGGCGGCGCAGACCCGGCCCCCCAGCTTGGCGGCAAGCTGGCGGGCGCGTTCGGCGGTGCGGTTGACCACGATCACGTCCTCGATGCCAGCAGCGCGCAGATGGATCAGGGTCAGCTCTGCGGTTTCGCCCGCACCGATGATCAGGGCGGTGCGGCCCGCAAGCCCGCCCAGCGCCAGTTCCGCCAACTCCACGGCAGCGCTGGACACGCTGACCACACTGTCACTGAGGCCGGTTTCGGTGCGGACCCGCTTTCCGGCGGCCAGCGCGCCCTGGGCAACCTTGTTCAGCAGCGCCCCGCTCAGGCCACGCGCGTTGGCAGCCTGCCAGGCGCGTTTGACCTGACCCTGAATCTGGGTTTCGCCGATGACCAGGCTATCCAGCCCGGCGGCGACGCGGTACAGGTGGGTCACGGCTTCCTCGCCGGAGTAGCTGTAAAGGTGGTCTTCCAAATCATGGCCCCAGGCCCCCTGAAAGGCAGCCAACGGATCACCGGTCAGCCCGGCTAGATACACCTCGGTACGGTTGCAGGTGGCCAGCAGCATGACCTCGCGAGCGTGGCGGGACAGGTGCGAGAGCAGCGCGTCTTCCTCGCCCGCCCGCACGGCGGCGCGCTCGCGGACCTCCACGGGCGCGGTGTGGTGGTTCAGGCCCACCACCACGAAATCCAGCGGACCAGGGGCGGGCAGCGGAGAGCGGGCCACGAAACGCCGCGCGGTGGGGCAGGCCAGCGTCATGCTGGACCTCCCAGCGCGGCCTGAATCTCGGTCTTCAGGCCATGCATGGCGATCTCGCGGCCCGGTCCGTCCAGCATCAGGGCCTGTTCGCGCGCCGCAGTCCAACCGTCGATCTGGGCTTCATGCGGAAGCAGGGCGGCAATCCGGCGGGTCAACGCCTGCGCCAGCATCGGCAATTCGCGCCCGGTGTTCACGGCCACTTGCACCCCCGCGCGCCGGGCCGTGGCCGCGAAGCGCAGATTGCCCGATCCAGCCTCTCCAGCGTGGTTGACCAGTGCGCCGATCTGGCGGGCTTCGGTCACCACGGCGTCATTGATCTCGGGGCAATCCGTCGCCGCCACCACCACACGCGCGCCAGCCAGATCGCCCCCACGGTAACCACGTTGCTCGGACTGAACAGGCAGGTCAAGCAACTCCCCACTGATGTCGGGCGCGATGACGGTCACGTTCAGTCCGGCGTCCAGCAGAGTCCGGCTCCGGCGCAGGGCCACCGCGCCGCCGCCAATGACAACGGCGCGTTCGCCGCTCAGGTTCAGGAAGACGGGCAACAGACTCACGGGGCGCAGCATACCCCCGCACCGGCGGGGCAGGCGTCCCAGACCGAACGGTCAGAAAGGCGGCCAGGACGCAATTCCAGCCCGTCTCAAGCCTGCTTCCCTGATTCTTGCGAGGAAAGCACCATGGGGTCTTGATCATCGGGATGGGCGTCGTCGTAAAGAACCGAATAATGTTCGCCCAGGCCCACCAGAAAATCCATCTCCTCACGGGTGGTGCGTGCGCTCAGCCGGGTCTCGAAGCTGAGCAGCAGGGCCGCGTAAGCCAGCGAGGCCGATCCCGCCACCGCCAGCAGCACCGGCAGCACGCCCGACAGTTCGCCCAGCAGCCCAGCTCCCAGCAATGCAGAGCCGCCGATCAGGATGCTGGTCAGCACCAGCAGGGCCACCGCCACATACAGCGCCGTCATGGCCCGCACCAGCAGCCGGGTTCGCCGGGCCAGACGCGGCAGTTGGCGCACGATCAGCCGCTTTTCCTCGCGGGCGCGGGGTTCCTGCTGGCCCTCCGCCGACACCAGCAGGCGGAAACGAGCGGTCTGTTGCCGCACCCGGTCCGTGGCCCGGCCCACCCGCGTGCTGGTACTCATGATCAGCGTGCCGGCCCCACTGATCAGCACGGCAGGCGTGATCATGGCGCTCAGGACGCTGAGGCTGGTATCGGCCATGCGGGCAGGCTAGCGCCTGGGGCACGGCTCGCCTTCGCCGTTTCTGCACATTTGGGATCAGTAAGAGGCTGACAGCCGTGTCTGACGGCATTTTTACCATACTGGCACATTCGCAAAACTTACACGGACCCTGAACTTTCCCTGCACACACTAGGCGGACACTGATCTCAAGACGGGCAAACAGAAGGCCACCGGGCCACACCCAAGGAGAACCATCATGAAAAAGAACATGCTATCCGCCGCATTCAGCCTGAGCCTGATTCTGGCCCCCGCCGTCCTCACCACCGCTTTCGCCGCCCCCACGACGGTACAGGTCACCGCCAGCGACAGCACCGGCGACCTGAGCTACCCGGCGCTGTACACCGAAAGCTCATGGATGTCGCTGGCCGTGCCGCTGGCCGATCTGGGAGGCAGCATCCCCAGTGACCTGAGCCTGGATGCCGGAACGCTGGCCGCCGGAACCACCATCACCCTGGACGGCGTGACCCAGACCGGCGACACGGCTCTGCTGCACGTCACGGTCAGCCGCGCGGATACCGGCGTCAGCATCGATCAGATGGTCACCATCAACGTGATGTCCGGCGGTCAGACCGTGGCCACCCTGAGCATCCCGGTGATCGGCGCGGCCAGCAGCGACTGAACGGTCAAAAAGGAACACAAAAAAAGAATGGCCCCCGGCTCCTCTCCCTCACGGGCGGGGAGTTTTTTATTGGTGGGCAGGACAGCAAAGCCCGCCGTCCTCAGATCTCCCAAATGCTCAGCGAAATTCACTCCCTGTCGCAGCACAGATGCCCATCAGCACATTTGCCCGCCCGTTCAGTCCAAAGGCAACAACTCGTTCAACAGATCCCCTAGACCTCTCCCGTTCGCGCCCGACGTTTCTGAAAGGCCCCGGTCAGCAACTCCGTGACGTACTCGCGGGTAAAGGGCATCCCGCTGGCCTCGGCGGCGCTGATTTCCTCGTCGCGGTTGTAGGTCAACCGGACATAGCTGGCGCTGTAGCCGGGGCCGGACTCGTCAAATTCCAGGATCAGGTAACACGGCAAAGTGCTGTCCAGCGGATTGCCCACGCTGCCGCAGTTGATCAGCGGGCGGCCCTCCACGTCCAGCAGCAGGGCCTCGTGCATGTCGGCATACACCAGGGCGTCGGCGTACTGGATCAGGCCCAACTGCGGGTTGGGCGCGAACGCCTCGATCTGGTCCGAGAGGCTGCTGTGCGGGTACAGGCGGTGAAACAGGCCCCGGCTGCTGGCATGGACAAAGCGCCACCACGCGCCGCCAAACTGTTCCTCGATGCCGTAGGGCAGCGCCTCCAAGTACGTGAGTTGATCTGGGGTCAGCTTGCTGCGCGGCCACAGGTCCTGCGGGCGGTGGCTGGCCCCGGCGACACGGGCGTCCCAGTTGCCCTGGATCACCCGGCTGGCGTATTCCTGGGTCCAGTCCAGCACCTCGCGGGGGCGCGGGCCTTTGCCCACCACGTCGCCCAGCACCCAGAACTCGGTAATCCCGCGCCGCGCCGCGTCCTGATGCACCGCGAGCGTGGCCGCCAGATTGGCGTGCAGGTCCGCGAGAATGGCGAGGCGTGTCATGCCCGGAAGTCTAGACCACTGCGGCTGACCGCTTTGGCACAGAGCGTAAGGAGGTCTTTAGGTGGCGGGAGTGCGGGATGCCGCCCGCCCTTCTAGCCCAGTTCGTGGTACTGGCTGCGGAAGTACAGCAGCGGATCGTCGTCGGTATAGCGGCTGTACTCCACATAACCCAGGTACAGGGTATGGTCCCCGGCCTCAATCACCTGATGCTTGCGGCAGACCAGTTGCGCCACGCTGCCGCCGATCAGCGGCAGACCCTCGTGGGCAAACCACGGCACGGCTTCCTCGGGGCCGG comes from the Deinococcus sp. AJ005 genome and includes:
- a CDS encoding tripartite tricarboxylate transporter substrate binding protein, which gives rise to MKNKKIVLTLAALLLAAPATLAQNINNLRIMAPASPGGGWDQTSRAIQTVLQEQSIAKPVQVFNVPGAGGTIGLAQLSNAKGDGSLMMTMGLVMVGAIQTNGSKVDLSRVTPLARLTGEYEVIVVPAASPYKNMADLVAAWKADPGKTAFAGGSAGGTDHMLVGLVAKAAGIDPRKINYVPFSGGGETLAALLGNQVAAGVAGYGEFEAQIKAGKLRAIGISSAKPQPGIDVPTIKSQGLNVELANWRGIVAAPGISASDKAALVSALDKMHASKQWKDTLKTRNWTDLYLSGSKFDVYLKLEAARTKEVLQSIGLVK
- a CDS encoding tripartite tricarboxylate transporter TctB family protein, which codes for MTQPPPTSPARPSISIPDLLVALAITALGIALFIGSNEIPYGINAVVGPRVFPLIVSVGLTALGAFMIVSVLRGDRAEPAAEEDTDMEAPVNLAAPGIILGGFLLGAAVLTSAGFVIGTAIMYFSVAWAFGERRIGLMAFVALAVALVTYLAFTRGLDLSLPAGVLKGIL
- a CDS encoding tripartite tricarboxylate transporter permease codes for the protein MDSLTSLLAGFETALTPLNLLWALVGVTLGTLVGVLPGIGPALTVALLLPVTAKLPPVSAFIMFAGIYYGGMFGGSTTSILLNTPGESASIITALEGNKMAKKGRAAAALATAAIGSFIAGTIGTLLLTFAAPAIADIAVQITPSAKFALIMVAFVTISATFGGSPLRGLLSLALGLAVGLVGTDLQSGQARFTLGRPELLDGIDFITVVIGLFAIGETLYVASRLRKGKSNVIKLEGGATMSKEDWRRSWGPWLRGTALGFPFGAIPAGGAEIPTFLSYTLEKRLSKHPEEFGNGAIEGVAGPEAANNASAAGVLVPLLTLGLPTSATAAILLAAFQQYGLQPGPLLFLTNGDLVWGLIASLYIGNVMLLALNLPLAPVWAKLLLIPRPFLYAGILVFSTVGVYSLNNSVFDLGLLALFGVIGYGMRRFDFPVTPAIIGVVLGPTAEAQFRTALQQSNGDFSIFVTQPFTAFLMLCALAALVVPQILKFRARRAS
- a CDS encoding transglycosylase domain-containing protein — encoded protein: MRFLVGLSRFVAIALLLALLGVLVLWWMWGRDLPSVTDLDVLEVSGQTRVYDRQNTLIGTLTPSLGGSGGTNRNLLKLGQISPWLQKAAVTSEDRRFYEHHGVDYIGIARGLIKGLLQNDLEGGSSITQQVVKNTLLSDLQSARTAERKFKEAVLAFQLDRNYDKDRILNAYLNIIYWGDGGRDDIVGAGTAAQAYFGKSAANLNLAESVYLTTLIPAPNSRYKAFAAYRPLMKDLLGRMVEDGRVTQAEAEAAWKTPIYPAGWRIGWNADGTLRSAVLENTDRLQQNMNALEAAQGTGRFAYQYYLQAVEKELLPIIGRRALYGGGKIVTGMSVAAQQSAEQASLDAKLPDGATLGIALVSPANGEVLALVGQKLTGGRPSDWDNAIQARRQVGSSIKPLLYTLALETGWKQSDTVLDSPLVGTSYQPQNYDGRWTGRYVTMRYALDHSLNLPTVRIAQELGVQNFEAKLRQLGLTPPPEAGLSLSIGTLEASPLQMAAAYAPFANGGLYYAPSLVRSVEDARGQVLYTRPNPTPKRVWDPQTAWLGLDMIRGVVNDLTEYQGGLATRAQIGGRQVGGKTGTTNDIKDLWFAGVTPTVSGAVWVGKQEGGALPGWAYSGEIPTPVWQQAVDGALAGQPAQSFREPGGITYRVIRQVDMAFRTAQADDEPTARDGTGNSGSSFFRRRPATAPETVQPASQTVTQPESVPPAPEPTQDLPLTPEVQDIPSTPVTDGNEVAPPEALPQALPDVPPEGGSEVPAQPEPLPEISPSDPPVPPLNDNPPSD
- the ttcA gene encoding tRNA 2-thiocytidine(32) synthetase TtcA is translated as MSHLPSTTPPANLFKPIVRGAARAIADFAMIEDGDRVMVCLSGGKDSYTLLDVLLHFQRRAPIRFGLVAVNLDQGQPGFPKHVLPEYLSALGVEFSILERDTFSTVIEKTKPGQTTCTLCSRLRRGHLYAHARRLGASKIALGHHREDLLETLFMNMFFGTRLKAMAPRLSSDDGGNVVIRPLAYVAEADIVRYADARAFPIIPCTLCGSQPNLQRVVVGEMLAGWERDHPGRLNNILRSLGRVTPSHLLDRELYDFAGAGPEGDTASDSDEFAEREFLVGLEELTVVDG
- a CDS encoding folate-binding protein YgfZ, with the translated sequence MWTLFPSSSLRVTGADRVDFVQGQMTGDLRGAATPGLVACAFLNVRGQIEQFARAYKRADDVYLHLDAGQAAPLIARLKRYIIFDQVEVQDVSDTLHTVHIWEADGVPGWNADGPDAQSFELGGGVVLAGHVSRTGTPGVDLHFLARHEAEVLAALGGEEASLDTLDAARIRAGIPDIARDGFLGVLPQEVGLDVGGPLPAISYRKGCYVGQEIMARLEARGTTRYHLAQLAGDGWDVGADVTHAGKVVGQAGLNAGGLGLARLRKDLPESAEVEVGGTPARLQSLTART